A window from Hoeflea sp. IMCC20628 encodes these proteins:
- a CDS encoding ABC transporter ATP-binding protein yields MIFRPVLALFERWIDPFVRRSSYRPPASTRAFLWHYVGQAKGAFAAMLALGGLVALLEAALFYFVGLLVDVLDAAEPSAGWDGLIAAHGPTLAFMLFVVIVARFLVVTVAALVEEQTVVPGFYNLVRWQAHAHVSRQDLAFFQNDFAGRIVSKVWSAGQATGDFMVSLLQVVWFILIYTITTMALVAQLDWRLSALVLVWIAAFGVLARFFVPRIRRYARANAEASAMLTGRLTDSYSNIQTLKLYAREADNDRYIKQGFDQFIAAIIPFTRHLTGVRASLAALSGIMIAAIAGFSINLWLTGAISVGSVAFTLSLVLRLNMLLGRMMTQLNSLMRNLGTVQNSAELVARPIGLRDSDGAKDLAVDSAGIRFDHASFGYDPRLPVIDDLSLTIAPGEKLGLVGRSGAGKSTFVNLLLRFYDLKSGRIEIDGQNIADVRQESLRQAIGMVTQDTSLLHRSIRENIVFGRPDADDAEILEAARTAEALEFINNLSDQRGRTGLDAHVGDRGVKLSGGQRQRIAIARVMLKNAPILVLDEATSALDSEVEAAIQENLDELMEGKTVIAIAHRLSTIARMDRLVVMDNGRIIEAGTHAELIARGGLYADLWARQSGGFIGMDEAAE; encoded by the coding sequence ATGATCTTTCGTCCCGTCCTCGCCCTGTTCGAACGCTGGATCGATCCGTTTGTCCGGCGCTCGAGCTACCGGCCGCCGGCATCGACGCGGGCATTTCTGTGGCATTATGTCGGGCAGGCCAAGGGCGCTTTCGCCGCAATGCTGGCGTTGGGCGGTCTGGTGGCATTGCTCGAGGCGGCGCTGTTCTATTTCGTCGGACTGCTGGTCGATGTGCTGGATGCGGCCGAGCCAAGTGCTGGATGGGACGGGTTGATCGCGGCGCATGGCCCGACACTGGCGTTCATGCTGTTTGTCGTGATAGTGGCGCGTTTTCTGGTTGTCACCGTTGCCGCGCTGGTCGAGGAGCAAACAGTTGTTCCGGGTTTTTACAATCTGGTGCGCTGGCAGGCGCATGCGCATGTGTCGCGGCAGGATCTGGCGTTTTTCCAGAATGATTTTGCCGGCCGCATTGTCTCGAAAGTCTGGTCGGCGGGACAGGCCACCGGCGACTTCATGGTGTCGCTGCTGCAGGTGGTCTGGTTCATCCTGATCTACACCATCACCACCATGGCGCTGGTGGCGCAGCTTGACTGGAGACTGTCAGCGCTGGTGCTGGTGTGGATTGCAGCCTTCGGGGTGTTGGCCCGGTTCTTCGTGCCGCGCATAAGACGTTATGCCCGGGCCAATGCCGAGGCATCTGCCATGCTGACTGGACGCCTCACCGACAGCTATTCGAACATTCAGACACTCAAGCTCTATGCCCGTGAAGCCGACAATGACCGTTACATAAAGCAGGGGTTTGATCAGTTTATCGCCGCTATCATACCGTTCACCCGGCATCTGACCGGGGTGCGGGCCTCGCTGGCGGCGTTGTCGGGAATCATGATCGCGGCAATTGCCGGGTTTTCGATCAATCTGTGGCTGACCGGCGCGATCTCGGTCGGCTCGGTGGCGTTCACGCTGTCGCTGGTGCTCAGGCTCAACATGCTGCTGGGGCGGATGATGACGCAGCTCAATTCGCTGATGCGCAATCTCGGCACGGTGCAGAATTCGGCTGAACTTGTGGCGCGCCCGATCGGCTTGCGGGACAGTGACGGTGCGAAGGATCTTGCGGTTGATTCGGCTGGCATCCGTTTTGACCATGCGAGTTTCGGCTATGATCCCAGATTGCCGGTGATTGATGATCTTTCACTGACGATTGCGCCGGGAGAAAAGCTCGGTCTGGTCGGCCGCTCCGGCGCTGGCAAGTCGACATTCGTCAATTTGCTGCTCAGGTTTTACGATCTGAAATCGGGCCGGATCGAGATTGACGGTCAGAATATTGCCGATGTCAGGCAGGAATCGTTGCGCCAGGCCATCGGCATGGTCACCCAGGACACGTCGCTGCTGCATCGCTCCATCCGTGAAAACATCGTTTTCGGGCGCCCTGACGCAGATGATGCCGAGATTCTCGAGGCAGCGCGGACGGCTGAGGCGCTCGAATTCATCAATAATTTGTCGGATCAGCGTGGCCGTACCGGGCTCGACGCTCATGTCGGTGATCGCGGCGTCAAATTGTCAGGCGGGCAGCGCCAGCGAATCGCCATCGCCCGGGTCATGCTCAAGAACGCGCCTATTCTGGTGCTGGACGAGGCGACATCGGCACTCGATTCGGAAGTCGAAGCCGCCATTCAGGAAAACCTTGACGAGTTGATGGAAGGTAAAACCGTCATTGCCATTGCCCACAGGCTATCCACCATCGCCCGGATGGACCGTTTGGTGGTGATGGACAATGGCCGGATCATCGAGGCCGGCACCCATGCTGAATTGATCGCGCGGGGCGGGCTTTACGCCGATTTGTGGGCGCGGCAGTCGGGCGGATTCATCGGCATGGACGAAGCTGCGGAATAG
- a CDS encoding TonB-dependent siderophore receptor encodes MLSATVATACFIAVGTHHALAQDGETIVLPTVDVETTQQRQPAAVTAAAKQEAAAASKRAAQRAAAASAKRQADAAAARAAALEAANQRAEAEARAAAEATAKAKEIARGNPYADPDAPFKSDRLANSRLPGSIADTPRTVTAIGKEVLEATGMTSVREIARTTPGISLGFGEGGNSFGDNIYIRGFKANNDLYIDGVRDSGISVHETFNTEQIEVIKGPAGTIGGRGTTGGALDIVSKKAKDVSFFEASSTVTSAKTKRATIDFNHAFNEQIQLRINALVQDGNVAGRDNVEDDRRGFAAAVTIKPTDQFTIEADVARTVINQTPDWGVPYVSDNGGPVPEFGVDRATFYGVVGRDYQDVTQTVGTIKTIYELTDSLKLTNTARYSHSINDYVLTAPSSLNTNGSDDINDWQVGLSFKSRYQVTDVFADVLELSGESTLGGVTHTYVAGLSYSDEKVNTRGYQNLQSEDYLPPAGQRGCTVSAVNPNPIAEGCWSGEAPVLGDSATITKVRTTSLYALDTIELSDQWLINGGVRVDFYDNKRSTDTTDLSRKDTLFNWNAGVTYKPWENTSLYAAIASSSNPSGQEIAAGGSFYGGLDDGGAILAPERNMSYEAGVKYQYNDHLLLTAALFHTVKSNAREDFDPDGRGGPLPTQYLDTMKYSMTGIEVGVSGNLTDRIALFGGAVFMDSNILESYDADNVGKDIANIAHQQFSLLGTYAYNEKLTLGARVTYAGGRKLGGPVANGNTLPDYTTLDLLATYKFSEHAELQFNVTNVTDATYYDAGYRSGSPFTYVAPGREFSLNLKAKF; translated from the coding sequence ATGTTGAGCGCTACAGTGGCTACAGCCTGTTTTATCGCTGTGGGTACACATCACGCGCTGGCACAGGACGGCGAGACCATCGTGCTTCCGACCGTTGATGTCGAGACCACGCAACAAAGGCAGCCTGCAGCTGTTACCGCGGCGGCAAAGCAGGAAGCCGCAGCAGCAAGCAAGCGCGCTGCACAACGTGCCGCAGCCGCCAGCGCCAAGCGCCAGGCAGATGCGGCTGCCGCACGCGCCGCAGCACTGGAAGCTGCTAATCAGCGCGCCGAAGCCGAAGCCCGGGCAGCCGCCGAGGCTACTGCGAAGGCCAAGGAAATTGCACGGGGCAATCCCTATGCCGATCCCGACGCACCTTTCAAAAGCGACCGGTTGGCCAATTCCCGCTTGCCAGGCAGCATTGCCGATACGCCACGGACAGTAACGGCAATCGGCAAGGAAGTTCTGGAAGCCACCGGCATGACATCGGTTCGCGAAATTGCGCGCACCACACCGGGCATCTCGCTGGGTTTCGGCGAGGGCGGCAATTCCTTCGGCGACAACATCTATATCCGTGGCTTCAAGGCCAACAACGACCTCTATATCGATGGGGTCCGCGATTCCGGCATCAGCGTACATGAGACATTCAACACCGAGCAGATCGAAGTGATCAAAGGTCCAGCCGGAACAATCGGCGGGCGCGGCACAACCGGTGGTGCGCTTGATATCGTGTCAAAGAAGGCCAAGGACGTCTCGTTCTTCGAGGCTTCTTCGACGGTGACCAGCGCTAAAACCAAACGCGCCACGATCGATTTCAACCATGCTTTCAACGAGCAGATCCAGCTTCGCATCAACGCGCTGGTTCAGGATGGCAATGTCGCAGGCCGTGACAATGTCGAGGATGACCGGCGTGGCTTTGCCGCAGCGGTGACGATCAAGCCTACCGATCAGTTCACAATCGAGGCCGACGTCGCGCGCACGGTTATCAACCAGACGCCGGACTGGGGCGTTCCCTATGTGTCGGACAATGGCGGCCCTGTGCCCGAATTTGGGGTCGACCGTGCAACATTTTACGGAGTGGTCGGACGCGATTATCAGGACGTGACGCAGACCGTCGGGACTATCAAGACGATCTATGAACTGACCGACAGTCTCAAGCTGACAAACACGGCTCGTTACTCCCATTCGATCAATGATTACGTGCTCACCGCACCCAGCAGCCTGAACACCAACGGGTCGGACGACATCAACGACTGGCAGGTTGGCCTGAGTTTCAAGAGCCGATACCAGGTGACTGACGTGTTCGCCGACGTACTGGAATTGTCCGGCGAAAGCACATTGGGTGGCGTCACGCACACCTATGTGGCCGGTCTGAGCTACAGCGACGAGAAGGTGAACACGCGCGGCTATCAGAACCTGCAGAGCGAAGACTATCTGCCGCCGGCCGGACAACGCGGCTGTACGGTAAGTGCAGTCAACCCGAACCCGATCGCCGAAGGCTGCTGGTCAGGTGAAGCTCCGGTTCTGGGTGATTCAGCCACCATCACCAAGGTTCGCACGACATCGCTGTATGCGCTCGACACGATCGAACTGTCCGATCAGTGGCTGATCAATGGCGGTGTTCGCGTGGATTTCTATGACAACAAGCGCAGTACCGACACCACGGATCTGTCGCGCAAGGACACATTGTTCAACTGGAATGCCGGTGTCACCTACAAGCCGTGGGAAAACACCAGCCTGTATGCAGCCATTGCAAGCTCCTCAAATCCGTCCGGGCAGGAAATCGCCGCCGGTGGCAGCTTCTACGGCGGTCTCGATGACGGTGGCGCGATCCTGGCGCCCGAGCGCAACATGTCCTACGAAGCAGGGGTCAAGTACCAGTACAATGACCATCTGTTGCTGACGGCTGCCCTCTTCCATACGGTCAAGTCGAATGCGCGCGAGGATTTCGATCCTGACGGCCGTGGCGGTCCGCTGCCCACGCAGTATCTCGACACCATGAAATACTCCATGACGGGCATCGAAGTCGGCGTCTCAGGTAATCTGACCGACCGGATCGCCCTGTTCGGTGGCGCCGTCTTTATGGACAGCAATATCCTCGAAAGCTACGATGCAGACAATGTCGGCAAGGACATAGCCAATATTGCGCATCAGCAGTTCAGCCTTCTGGGCACCTATGCGTACAATGAAAAGCTGACGCTTGGGGCACGGGTGACCTATGCCGGTGGCAGAAAGCTCGGCGGGCCGGTGGCCAATGGCAACACCCTGCCGGACTACACGACCCTCGACCTGCTGGCGACGTACAAGTTCTCCGAACACGCGGAACTGCAGTTCAATGTCACCAATGTC
- a CDS encoding cytochrome c1, giving the protein MKKLIASIVPLALAAIIGVGSAVASEEEGGTPHYPIHHPKEQSWSFAGPFGTFDKGQLQRGLKVYVEVCSACHSMDLVPFRTLGALGYSEDQVKAFAANYEVEDGPNADGDMFTRTAVASDHFPSPFPNEEAAAASNGGAAPPDFSLLAKARYVERGFPQFILDVFTGYNESGPNYIYSLLTGYEEAPHGHEVAEGTYYNPYFLGSSELAMAPPLSDEQVTYDDGAPETLDQYSHDVAAFMMWAAEPHMEERKRTGFMVILFLAIFSALMYLTKKAVYSNKEH; this is encoded by the coding sequence ATGAAAAAGCTTATTGCAAGCATCGTTCCGCTCGCTTTGGCCGCCATCATTGGTGTCGGCTCGGCAGTTGCCTCGGAAGAGGAAGGCGGAACCCCGCATTACCCGATCCACCATCCGAAAGAGCAAAGCTGGTCTTTTGCCGGTCCCTTCGGGACTTTTGACAAGGGGCAGTTGCAGCGCGGCCTGAAGGTCTATGTCGAAGTCTGTTCGGCTTGCCACTCGATGGACCTTGTCCCCTTCCGCACCCTTGGTGCGCTTGGCTATTCCGAGGATCAGGTCAAAGCCTTCGCAGCTAACTATGAAGTCGAAGACGGGCCGAATGCCGATGGCGACATGTTTACGCGTACGGCCGTTGCTTCGGATCACTTCCCGTCGCCGTTCCCGAACGAGGAAGCAGCCGCGGCCTCCAATGGTGGTGCCGCCCCGCCTGACTTCTCGCTGCTGGCCAAGGCGCGCTATGTCGAACGCGGCTTCCCGCAGTTCATCTTGGATGTGTTCACCGGCTATAACGAGAGCGGCCCGAACTACATCTACTCGCTGCTGACCGGTTATGAAGAAGCGCCACACGGTCATGAAGTGGCTGAAGGTACCTATTACAACCCGTATTTCCTTGGCAGCTCTGAACTTGCAATGGCTCCGCCGCTGTCGGACGAGCAGGTCACCTATGATGACGGCGCACCGGAAACACTGGATCAATATTCCCATGACGTAGCCGCATTCATGATGTGGGCGGCCGAGCCGCACATGGAAGAGCGCAAGCGCACCGGGTTCATGGTGATCCTGTTCCTGGCGATCTTCTCCGCGCTGATGTACCTGACCAAGAAGGCCGTGTACTCCAACAAGGAGCACTAA
- the petA gene encoding ubiquinol-cytochrome c reductase iron-sulfur subunit, with product MSEPMTQSEGAGEPTRRDFLYIATGMAGVVGVGSFAWPFIDQMRPDASTLAASSIEVNVESLEPGMSLTVKWRGKPVFIRNRTDAEIEEAKSVALDDLKDPDARNANIAAGSEATDADRSAGEGKENWLVMIGVCTHLGCIPLGQAGDFGGWFCPCHGSHYDTAGRIRKGPAPENLPVPVFSFVSDSVIKIG from the coding sequence GTGAGTGAGCCAATGACACAAAGCGAAGGCGCGGGTGAACCCACCCGCCGCGATTTTCTTTACATCGCCACGGGGATGGCAGGCGTGGTCGGCGTGGGCAGTTTTGCCTGGCCGTTCATCGACCAGATGCGCCCCGACGCTTCGACGCTGGCAGCGTCCTCGATTGAAGTGAACGTTGAAAGCCTTGAGCCGGGCATGTCGTTGACGGTGAAATGGCGCGGCAAGCCCGTGTTCATTCGCAATCGCACCGATGCCGAAATCGAGGAAGCGAAATCCGTTGCGCTTGACGATCTCAAGGATCCCGACGCGCGCAACGCGAACATTGCCGCCGGCTCCGAGGCAACCGATGCCGATCGTTCAGCTGGCGAAGGCAAGGAAAACTGGCTGGTTATGATCGGCGTCTGCACCCATCTGGGCTGCATCCCGCTTGGTCAGGCCGGTGATTTCGGTGGCTGGTTCTGCCCATGCCACGGCTCGCACTACGACACAGCCGGCCGTATCCGCAAAGGTCCGGCGCCGGAAAACCTGCCAGTACCGGTGTTTTCCTTCGTGTCTGACAGCGTTATCAAAATCGGCTAA
- a CDS encoding MaoC family dehydratase encodes MIIDPVFEPGTRRELGSHVFTAEAIIDFARQFDPQRFHIDAEAAKDSIFGGLCASGWHTAATWMKLNLASNAAEAKLADAEGRSLPEFGPSPGFRNLRWFKPVFAGDEIFYSRTVRGTRPLASRPGWSILELTSEACDKDGELVMSFDSAALIRFAVAGDDT; translated from the coding sequence ATGATCATTGACCCAGTCTTCGAACCCGGCACACGCAGGGAATTGGGCAGCCATGTCTTTACTGCAGAGGCAATCATTGATTTTGCCCGCCAGTTCGATCCGCAGCGCTTCCATATCGACGCCGAAGCCGCCAAGGACAGCATCTTCGGCGGCCTGTGCGCATCGGGATGGCACACCGCCGCAACCTGGATGAAGCTCAACCTGGCATCCAACGCCGCCGAGGCGAAACTGGCCGACGCCGAGGGCCGCAGCCTGCCCGAGTTTGGCCCCTCCCCCGGTTTCCGCAATCTCAGATGGTTCAAACCGGTCTTTGCCGGTGACGAAATTTTCTACTCCCGCACCGTTCGCGGAACCAGGCCACTCGCCTCAAGGCCGGGCTGGTCGATCCTCGAACTGACCTCCGAGGCTTGCGACAAGGATGGTGAACTGGTGATGAGTTTCGATTCAGCCGCGCTGATCAGGTTTGCCGTCGCAGGCGACGACACCTAG
- a CDS encoding cytochrome b N-terminal domain-containing protein: MSSDHSTYQPTTGFGKWMDARLPVTRLVHDSFVSYPVPRNLNYAYTFGGILSVMLIVQLVTGIVLAMHYAADSGLAFNSVEKIMRDVNSGWLLRYMHANGASFFFIAVYLHIARGMYYGSYKAPREVLWILGVIIFVLMMATGFMGYVLPWGQMSFWGATVITGFFTAFPGIGEPIQQLLLGGFAVDNPTLNRFFSLHYLLPFMIVGVVILHVWALHVTGQTNPTGVEVKSKTDTVAFTPYATIKDGLAMSIFLMIFAYFIFFMPNFLGHADNYIPANPLKTPAHIVPEWYYLPFYAILRAITFNIGPIDSKLGGVLAMFGSIAVLFVLPWLDTSKVRSAVYRPWYKLFFWLFVANAIFLGWLGAKPAEGAYTVMAQVSTLYYFAFFLVILPVLGLIETPKRLPNSITEAVLAKNGGSGGAASSAAASPETRG, encoded by the coding sequence ATGAGCAGTGATCATTCGACTTATCAGCCCACCACCGGATTCGGAAAGTGGATGGATGCGCGCCTGCCGGTTACCCGGCTTGTGCATGACAGTTTCGTCTCCTACCCGGTGCCGCGGAACCTGAATTACGCCTACACCTTCGGCGGTATCCTGTCGGTGATGCTGATAGTGCAGCTGGTGACCGGCATCGTGCTGGCCATGCATTACGCCGCCGATTCTGGCCTCGCCTTCAACTCGGTCGAAAAGATCATGCGCGATGTCAATTCCGGCTGGCTGTTGCGTTACATGCACGCCAACGGCGCATCGTTCTTCTTTATCGCCGTGTATCTGCATATCGCACGCGGCATGTATTACGGCTCCTACAAGGCGCCGCGCGAAGTGCTGTGGATCCTCGGCGTCATCATCTTTGTGTTGATGATGGCAACCGGGTTCATGGGCTATGTGCTGCCATGGGGCCAGATGTCGTTCTGGGGGGCAACGGTGATCACCGGCTTCTTCACGGCGTTCCCGGGGATCGGCGAGCCGATCCAGCAATTGCTGCTGGGCGGCTTTGCGGTCGATAACCCGACGCTCAACCGCTTCTTCTCGCTGCACTATCTGCTGCCATTCATGATCGTCGGTGTTGTGATCCTGCATGTCTGGGCATTGCACGTCACCGGTCAGACCAACCCGACCGGCGTTGAAGTGAAGTCGAAGACGGACACGGTTGCGTTCACGCCCTATGCGACCATCAAGGATGGTCTGGCGATGAGCATCTTCCTGATGATCTTCGCCTACTTCATCTTCTTCATGCCGAACTTCCTCGGTCATGCTGACAACTACATCCCGGCGAACCCGTTGAAGACGCCGGCGCACATCGTTCCGGAATGGTACTATCTGCCGTTCTACGCGATCCTGCGCGCCATCACCTTCAACATCGGACCGATCGATTCCAAGCTTGGCGGCGTGCTGGCCATGTTCGGATCCATTGCAGTGCTGTTCGTGCTGCCTTGGCTCGATACCTCGAAGGTCCGCTCGGCAGTCTACCGCCCTTGGTACAAGCTGTTCTTCTGGCTCTTCGTCGCCAACGCGATCTTCCTGGGTTGGCTCGGTGCCAAGCCGGCGGAAGGCGCCTACACGGTCATGGCGCAGGTTTCGACGCTGTACTACTTCGCGTTCTTCCTGGTCATCCTGCCGGTGCTGGGGTTGATCGAAACGCCCAAGCGTCTGCCGAACTCCATCACCGAAGCCGTGCTTGCCAAAAATGGCGGCAGTGGCGGGGCTGCGTCGTCCGCGGCCGCCTCACCAGAAACACGCGGCTGA
- a CDS encoding MaoC family dehydratase, protein MPKDDLLHFEDMSPGTVFPLGPKHVSADEIIAFAMEFDAQPMHLDAEAGRNSILGGLAASGWHSCAMMMRMMADSYLLRTAAEGAPGIDFVKWKRPVLAGDVLSGETRVLDSRESKSRPGIGIVSLRHELRNQNGDTVLESENPVMVHLRTAETAQS, encoded by the coding sequence ATGCCCAAGGATGACCTCCTCCACTTCGAGGACATGAGCCCTGGAACTGTGTTCCCGCTTGGCCCAAAACATGTTTCCGCCGACGAGATCATCGCCTTTGCGATGGAATTTGACGCCCAACCCATGCATCTCGACGCTGAGGCCGGCCGCAATTCCATCCTTGGCGGTCTGGCCGCATCGGGCTGGCACAGCTGTGCGATGATGATGCGGATGATGGCCGATTCCTATCTGCTGCGCACCGCCGCCGAAGGTGCTCCCGGTATCGATTTCGTCAAGTGGAAGCGACCGGTTCTCGCGGGCGACGTGCTGTCAGGTGAAACCAGAGTCCTTGATAGCCGCGAATCCAAATCCCGGCCCGGGATCGGCATCGTCAGCTTGCGCCATGAATTGAGAAACCAGAACGGCGATACCGTGCTGGAATCGGAGAACCCGGTGATGGTACACCTTCGGACCGCGGAGACAGCCCAATCATGA
- a CDS encoding adenine phosphoribosyltransferase produces the protein MTDLENELRAAIRTIPDYPKPGILFRDITTLLGAPRAFRRSIDELVHPYAGLQVSKIAGIEARGFILGGAMAHQLSAGFVPIRKKGKLPHDTVRVAYSLEYGVDEMEMHRDAIMEGESVILVDDLIATGGTAEGAVKLLRQMGANIVAACFVIDLPDLGGRKKLEDLGVQVRTLVSYEGH, from the coding sequence ATGACCGATCTTGAAAACGAACTGCGCGCTGCCATACGCACGATTCCGGATTACCCCAAGCCGGGCATCCTGTTCCGCGACATCACCACACTGCTTGGTGCGCCGCGGGCTTTCCGGCGCTCGATTGATGAACTGGTGCATCCCTATGCCGGGCTTCAGGTCTCTAAAATTGCAGGCATAGAGGCGCGCGGCTTCATTCTCGGCGGCGCCATGGCGCACCAGTTGTCGGCAGGATTCGTGCCGATCCGCAAGAAGGGCAAGCTGCCGCATGACACTGTGCGGGTGGCCTACAGCCTTGAATATGGTGTCGATGAAATGGAAATGCACAGGGACGCGATCATGGAGGGCGAAAGCGTCATCCTGGTCGACGATCTGATCGCCACCGGCGGCACGGCGGAAGGTGCTGTCAAATTGCTGCGCCAGATGGGCGCCAACATCGTCGCGGCCTGCTTCGTCATCGACCTGCCGGATCTTGGCGGGCGCAAAAAGCTCGAAGATCTCGGCGTGCAGGTGCGCACGCTGGTCTCCTACGAAGGCCACTGA